From a region of the Candidatus Edwardsbacteria bacterium genome:
- a CDS encoding glycosyltransferase family 2 protein: MNNIKLSIVVPVYNEQENIPELSSRLTQVCNSLKASYEILFVNDGSSDGTLEAIKKAKQKDSNISAIDLAKNSGKAQAYTAGFAEAKGEIVITMDGDLQDAPEEIPNFLKKIEEGYDLVTGWKYTGKGKRSLSSKLFNHVAGKLTKLSIHDSNCPFKAYRSEVVKNLKVYGDLYRFIPALAYWKGYRIAEIKVENYPRQHGVTKYGASRALSGFFDLMTVAFLTQYIKRPLHFFGLAGLIFGTVGFLIDLVIVIEGLIIGRVGHQALLLLGLVLIVISVQFIFTGLLAEMQFRLFQEQGKDIPVYKKY; the protein is encoded by the coding sequence ATGAATAATATCAAACTATCAATCGTCGTTCCGGTTTACAACGAACAGGAGAACATACCCGAGCTGTCAAGCCGGCTGACCCAGGTGTGCAATTCACTGAAGGCATCATACGAAATCCTGTTCGTGAACGACGGCAGTTCAGATGGAACCCTGGAGGCCATCAAAAAGGCCAAGCAAAAGGACTCCAACATATCGGCCATAGATCTGGCCAAGAATTCCGGCAAGGCCCAGGCCTACACCGCCGGCTTCGCCGAGGCCAAGGGCGAGATCGTGATCACCATGGATGGCGACCTGCAGGACGCCCCGGAGGAGATACCGAACTTCCTCAAGAAGATAGAGGAAGGCTATGACCTGGTGACCGGCTGGAAATACACCGGCAAGGGCAAGCGGTCGCTCTCCTCAAAATTATTCAACCATGTGGCGGGAAAACTGACCAAGCTCTCCATCCACGATTCCAACTGCCCGTTCAAGGCCTATCGTTCCGAGGTGGTCAAGAACCTGAAGGTCTACGGGGACCTTTACCGCTTCATTCCGGCCCTAGCCTACTGGAAGGGCTACCGGATCGCCGAGATCAAGGTGGAGAACTATCCCCGCCAGCACGGAGTCACCAAATACGGCGCCTCGCGGGCCCTGAGCGGATTCTTCGACCTGATGACGGTGGCCTTTCTGACCCAGTACATCAAGCGCCCCCTGCATTTCTTCGGTCTGGCCGGCCTGATCTTCGGGACAGTGGGCTTTTTGATCGACCTGGTGATAGTGATCGAAGGCCTGATAATCGGCCGGGTGGGACACCAGGCGCTATTGCTGCTGGGGCTGGTGCTGATCGTCATCAGCGTGCAGTTCATCTTCACCGGGCTGCTGGCCGAGATGCAGTTCCGGCTGTTCCAGGAGCAGGGGAAAGATATTCCGGTCTATAAGAAATATTAA